Proteins encoded by one window of Salvia splendens isolate huo1 chromosome 5, SspV2, whole genome shotgun sequence:
- the LOC121804591 gene encoding beta-caryophyllene synthase-like codes for MEIPLMVTSNNSANNVSVNDSRRSVTYHPNIWGDFFLSYASQHKGISIAEMEEHARQMEEIRELVLQNDEDDLTLKLELIDSIQRLGVGYHFEKEIHKTLRWIHDIYIANDNDNDLRFVALRFRLLREQGFHIPCDVFCKFLDEKGNFKESIPNNVEGLLELYEASNYGVHGEEILDKALEFSSSNLQSLIMNMSNDSLSTRVREALKIPISKTLNRLGARKFISMYKEDDSCNEKLLDFAMSDFNLVQKLHQKELSHLTRWWKKLDFANKLPFARDRLVECYFWIVGVYFEPSYAIARKLLTKVMYMASFLDDIYDVYGTLDQLTLFTSIIRRWDMDAIDQLPPCMRIYYKALFDVYVEMEDEMGKQGKSYAVEYGKAEMIRLAEVYLKEAEWSFSKHKPTMEEYTKVALLSSGYVMVSINSLAVIDDPISKEEFDWVLSEPPLLKSSLLITRLMDDLAGYGFEKKLSAIHYYMHENGVSEKEAFAELRKQVKNAWKVLNKELLDPREASIPILKCVANFTRVIFVLYTDEDAYGNSKTKTKDMINSVLVDPLTIL; via the exons ATGGAAATTCCCTTAATGGTTACTTCCAACAACTCAGCTAATAATGTCAGTGTAAACGACAGCCGTCGCTCTGTAACTTACCATCCCAACATATGGGGAGATTTCTTTCTTTCGTATGCTTCACAACataag GGCATCTCCATTGCTGAAATGGAAGAACACGCAAGACAAATGGAAGAGATTAGGGAATTGGTCCTTCAAAATGATGAAGATGATCTAACCCTAAAACTAGAACTCATTGATTCGATCCAACGGCTTGGAGTGGGCTACCATTTCGAAAAGGAAATCCACAAAACCTTACGATGGATTCATGACATCTATATCGCCAACGACAACGACAACGATCTTCGATTTGTTGCTCTTCGCTTTCGTCTGCTCCGAGAACAAGGTTTTCACATTCCATGTG ATGTTTTTTGCAAATTCTtagatgaaaaaggaaatttcAAGGAATCGATACCAAACAATGTTGAAGGGCTGTTGGAATTATACGAGGCATCAAACTATGGAGTGCATGGAGAGGAAATTCTTGACAAAGCATTAGAATTTTCCTCTTCTAATCTCCAGTCTTTAATCATGAACATGAGTAATGATTCTCTTTCTACACGAGTTAGGGAAGCACTAAAGATCCCAATTTCAAAGACTCTAAACAGATTGGGAGCAAGAAAGTTCATTTCTATGTATAAAGAAGACGACTCATGCAATGAAAAGCTACTCGATTTTGCGATGTCGGACTTCAATCTTGTGCAGAAGCTACACCAGAAAGAGCTAAGTCATCTTACAAG GTGGTGGAAGAAATTGGACTTTGCAAATAAACTTCCCTTTGCTAGAGATAGACTTGTGGAATGCTATTTTTGGATTGTGGGTGTTTACTTTGAGCCAAGCTATGCAATTGCGAGAAAGCTACTAACCAAAGTCATGTATATGGCTTCTTTCCTTGACGACATTTACGATGTCTATGGAACGTTAGACCAACTCACGCTTTTCACTAGCATTATCCGAAG GTGGGACATGGATGCGATTGATCAATTGCCACCATGCATGAGGATATACTACAAAGCCCTATTCGATGTATATGTTGAAATGGAAGACGAAATGGGAAAGCAAGGCAAATCATATGCGGTCGAATATGGAAAAGCTGAG ATGATTAGGTTGGCGGAGGTGTACCTTAAAGAGGCGGAGTGGTCTTTCAGCAAGCACAAGCCAACAATGGAGGAATATACAAAAGTGGCACTTTTGTCTTCAGGATATGTGATGGTGTCAATAAATTCATTAGCTGTGATTGATGATCCAATTAGCAAGGAGGAGTTTGATTGGGTTTTGAGTGAACCACCTCTTCTTAAATCATCTTTACTCATTACTAGGCTAATGGATGACCTTGCAGGATATGGG TTTGAAAAAAAGCTCTCAGCAATACATTACTACATGCATGAAAATGGTGTGTCAGAGAAAGAAGCTTTTGCAGAGCTGCGCAAACAAGTGAAGAATGCATGGAAGGTTCTAAACAAGGAACTTCTTGACCCAAGAGAAGCTTCCATTCCTATCCTTAAATGTGTTGCCAACTTCACTCGTGTCATATTCGTGCTATACACAGATGAAGATGCATATGGGAATTCCAAAACTAAGACCAAAGACATGATCAATTCCGTGCTCGTCGACCCCCTCACCATATTGTAG